A stretch of the Bacillus sp. B-jedd genome encodes the following:
- a CDS encoding helix-turn-helix domain-containing protein, translated as MQKVTEKSPLQYFETMVLYCLARLKGERTIYSIFHLFKGKRSAQTIQDAHLYSLSALFHSFGALERKDLERVVSKLLHQNLISEMDSQRYSLTNDGNRYLSSLLKQSPLPPHLDGLKYNQLGRRLWERLSLLVQVCSYISRNDSNYIPIQKGRDAQQWIKSLFKNMNPQDRGLLPAKLLKELKYVLEEGRGIRPDILVLRLSGYRAAGLTTSQAARELEMDEFYCHLEFLGVLHYLCKMLAEKPENYPLLTLLAGDAGEELPLTQSAKQTYKFLKEGLSIESIAAVRGLKSSTVEDHIVEITLNIPGFPIEPFVTADEIERIIELSSGLATRQLRVLKEKAGGITYFKIRLILAKFGER; from the coding sequence ATGCAAAAAGTTACCGAAAAGTCCCCTTTACAGTATTTTGAGACGATGGTACTTTATTGTCTCGCCCGATTAAAAGGAGAGCGGACGATATATTCCATATTCCATTTATTTAAAGGGAAGAGGTCAGCTCAAACAATCCAGGATGCCCATCTTTATTCATTATCAGCGTTATTTCATAGTTTTGGCGCACTGGAAAGAAAAGATCTTGAGCGGGTTGTAAGCAAATTGCTTCACCAGAATCTGATCAGTGAGATGGATAGCCAGCGCTATTCGCTTACTAATGATGGGAATCGTTACCTTAGCTCATTGCTTAAACAGTCCCCTCTGCCCCCTCATCTAGATGGGCTAAAATACAACCAGCTTGGCAGGCGATTATGGGAAAGGCTTTCACTTCTTGTGCAGGTGTGTTCATATATTTCCAGAAATGATTCAAACTATATTCCCATCCAAAAAGGGCGGGATGCCCAGCAATGGATAAAATCCTTGTTCAAAAATATGAATCCACAGGACCGCGGGCTATTGCCGGCAAAACTGCTAAAAGAACTTAAATATGTTTTGGAGGAAGGAAGGGGAATAAGGCCTGACATACTCGTCCTCAGGCTATCCGGGTATAGGGCAGCGGGCTTGACAACCTCCCAGGCAGCACGTGAGCTCGAAATGGATGAATTTTATTGCCATCTTGAATTTTTGGGAGTTCTCCATTATTTATGTAAAATGCTTGCCGAGAAACCGGAAAACTACCCTTTATTAACCCTGTTAGCCGGTGATGCCGGTGAAGAGCTACCGCTGACTCAGTCTGCGAAGCAAACTTATAAATTCTTAAAAGAGGGATTAAGTATAGAATCGATTGCGGCTGTTAGAGGGTTGAAGTCCAGCACCGTAGAGGACCATATTGTTGAAATCACCTTGAATATTCCTGGTTTCCCCATTGAGCCCTTCGTCACGGCAGATGAAATTGAAAGAATTATTGAGCTATCTTCCGGTCTTGCCACTAGACAGCTCCGCGTCCTGAAAGAAAAGGCGGGGGGCATAACCTACTTTAAAATCCGACTTATTCTTGCAAAGTTTGGTGAACGCTAA
- a CDS encoding ferredoxin yields the protein MAKYTIVDKETCIACGACGAAAPDIYDYDDEGIAFVTLDDNEGIVEIPDVLIDDMMDAFEGCPTDSIKVADEPFDGNPTKFE from the coding sequence ATGGCAAAGTATACGATTGTAGACAAAGAAACTTGCATTGCCTGTGGCGCATGTGGCGCTGCAGCACCAGACATTTATGATTATGACGATGAAGGCATTGCTTTTGTAACGCTTGACGACAACGAGGGCATCGTTGAAATCCCTGATGTACTGATTGATGATATGATGGATGCTTTTGAAGGCTGTCCGACTGATTCCATTAAAGTAGCCGACGAACCATTCGATGGAAATCCTACAAAGTTTGAATAA